The stretch of DNA ATCAAATGTAATGGTCAAGAATATGTTCTCAGTAGGGTGTTTGAGATCCACAAAGCCAGGAAAAGGATGCTGACTTTGGCAGGCTTCGTGTCTTTGTGAAAAGCATGTAATGCTGTCCTGAACAGACATGCACAAATGGGGTTTTGTGCTGTGGATCTAAATCCCCCTACTCTAAGGATTAGGATTCTATGATGCTTATACTGTAGTCTACTTTGGCAGGCTTCGTGTCTTCTTGAAAAGCATGTAATGCCGTCCTGAACAGACATGCACAAATGGGGTTTTGTGCTGTGGATCTAAATCCCCCTACTCTAAGGATTAGGATTCTATGATGCTTATACTGTAGTCTACTTTGGCAGGCTTAATGTCCTTGTGAAAAGCATGTGTAATGCTGTCCTGAACAGACATGCACAAATGGGATTTTGTGCTGTGGATCTAAATCCCCCTACTCTAAGGATTAGGATTCTATGATGCTTATACTGTAGTCTACTTTGGCAGGCTTAATGTCTTTGTGAAAAGCATGTGTAATGCTGTCCTGAACAGACATGCACAAATGGGATTTTGTGCTGTGGATCTAAATCCCCCTACTCTAAGGATTAGGATTCTATGATGCTTATACTGTAGTCTACTTTGGCAGGCTTAATGTCTTTGTGAAAAGCATGTAATGCCATCCTGAACAGACATGCGCAAATGGGATTTTGTGCTGTGGATCTAAATCCCCCTACTCTAAGGATTAGGATTCTATGGTGCTTATACTGTAGTCTGCTAGCTGGCTCTTCAGTGGATTTATTTGGAAGTTACTGAGTTTTTGAGATACCTGTGGGGcacaaaaaaagcaaaagacAGGGGGGGGCAGGGAAAAAGGCCCCCTTTCAGCACAAGCTGGAAGGCTACATTGCCTGAAAATTCTGCAAGACCTACCAAGttcaaagatttttaaaaagcaTAGAGCCTCCACAAGATATTTCCCTCCTCCCCACCCTCAATTTTAGGAGCACTCTGCTGTACTTATCCAATCAAGtaagagtggttttcaaaaaccagtgaaatactatttagtttatttagtactaatacaatgtaatgtctttgttctcttttgttctggcttgactattacacattaacaattacattttgttgcacgggattgTGGAAACCACTCTAACATCAATCAAAGCATATTATTACTAATGAATACTTTTTTGTGTGgaaattttcttgataaagGATAAAATAATAAGCCTTCATGCACCATTGTTAGCTATATGGCACACCTAactgcatacctgtcaactctcccacaTTAGGCAGGAgtttcaagattttggaccccttctcccgctctcccacGTTGAGCAACAAATCTCCAgcttttagcgatttttatcgcttccaaaaaattattctaagaaaatctaccctgctagcagagctttctcCTGTGTCTCTTGCTTAGCAGTTTACTGGCCGATTCGCGTCTCTGGGTTTTCGCGTTGTCGTTTGACAGACGAAACCGCGAACACTAGCAACAATACATAAATAGAGAGAAAACAAGAGAAagggcctctgctagcagggtaaagaaaatcgtcatttcgCCGCAATAATTCActtgcgtagcgcaatttatctaacactcTTGTgtgatctataagtggatttgtttgtgagagctttctatacgtaaacacctgcaaggttaaacccacccctcccccaaaaaatgaatataccccacccctcccccaaaaaattctcaagccttgagatttttggaggttgacaggtatggtcATGTGTATTTAAGTTATAAAGGTTGAATAACTTTGTTAATTTGTATCTGACATCAGTTGGAAATAAAGCCTAGAAAATGGTAGTCATGTAAAAAAGCCCTCTAGTGCCCTTATTCAGAAgcacagagaaaaaaacaagtcatttaagaaaacTTTAGGATGGAGCTTGGAAAATCATTCCAGTAACCCTGGGACAAAGTAGTAAGATAGGTCAGGGCAGCACACTAGGTGACCCACAAGGAAAATGTGATTATATGAGACTATAAACTGGGAATAGAGAAGGGAGGATAGAATCCACACGATTGCACCAGAAATTAGCACAAGTGGCATGATACTGGCGAGCCCCATAGTTTATGAGAGCTCTAGGTGTGCTGCTTTGCTTGCTACCGTTGGTAGTCTTGTTTTCGTCAGCTGCTTTGGTAACATTTAACAGGCACACACCACAGGCCAACAGCTTATCTTCCTCACAAGTCAGGCGATGGGTAGAAAAATCAACCACACTGGTCTGTAGATCGAAAAGTAACAGACAACAACAATTATTCAATTTAATGGGGTTTTAAATCTTATTTTGTAACATTTCCTTCTTTTTGGGGCCACAGAAAAACAATTTCATAATGCCTTaccatttatattttaaactGAAGGAATTTTCAAAGAAGGACAGCATCTCAATGGGGTAATCACTACAGACATAAAGGTGGAAGGGAAAACTGATATTTATTAGTTCCTGTTCTATCAAAACCCAAAATCTGCCCCTTTGTAAAAATTAATTTAAAGCAAAAACTCACATCAATGCTTGATCCTGAGAGGAAATTTGCAATGCTTTTCCAAGTACGATCAATCTCCTCCAGGATGTCCTGAAGCTTCAAATTGTTACTTGCTGGTGATAAAATTTACCAAACATCACATCAGACATTACAAAACTTGATTGGAATGAAATAAAGTGGTCTAAATGCATCCCTGGGGTCCCTTGAGTCTTCAGAAATGAGGCGAAAAAGACTCTTTCTGTTcttctctttctcttcttttgTCCACTTGTTATCTGCTCCTCCCACACCACGCCCTCGGGCTGTCAATAATTTGTTTACCTGCTTGGTTGATTGTCGCTTTCAGTCTTTGGGTCACAGTATAAACTTCTACAACAGCTGTAGATAAAGATAACAACATGTTTTAAAGCATTACCTAGCTTTCTGAAAGGGAATGCATGAAAGCGCCATACTCAATAGGCTTTTATTATGAGATTCTCAAGTTACTGAGAGTctcttttaaaagttttatatttttatagattacattttacaataaaaaagggTTACAGGTGAAAGAAAGAATAAAGGCCTGCATAAACGGCTATACTGTTAGGGTAACACTGCCGCTTCAATAAAATAGCAATGAAAGTTTTACACAGAATATTCATATTGTGTGTAACTCTTCATCAAACACACACAACAAAACATCACCTCTAACACAGTGTGCAGAAAAAGATGTGAAATACCATTCAGAGGAACGAGAGAAAAGGCAAGAACAAAATAACAGTTTTGGAACCAAAAGCAAGAACGGTTTTAATAATATTGATTATCAGCAAAAcaccaataaaataaaaatgttatgtATTTGCATGATTGTAGGCTTGGAGCTAATTTGGTTGTTACGGGGTGTCATGCAAGCCCGCCTTGTTGTGTTGTCATCATTTAaattttattatcatcattatttttattaacagTACATATACCTGTGAAATAGTCTATGCCTTGCTTGGACTGTAGAATCTCTTGTCTGATGGTGGGGTCTTGCATGCGTTGTACCGCCAGAGCTCCCGTGCCAAGGGTCAGTAGACAGCTATTAAGGCATCGTCCCCACATGTGGGCATGCTTATCCACCTCCTGGGTAATTTAATGCAATGTTGCTCAGATAACGTCACCTCACTGACATCATTTACAACATGCAGGGGTGCAGCAGGctttgaaatattgggggggggggggggcacaatacagaaacattaagaaaatattgggggcacagccacacccctactggtcattttcttatcatttttcaaaatattggggggggggggagaatgtgcccccagtgccccaccccctgctacggccctgaataCATCATTCATGAAAGTGCAATGTTGCTCAGATTAATGTCACCTTACTGATTTTATTTACAATAGACCGTTTTCCCAATATTGGGTTCacataaaaaaatttcaaagACTGGCGGGCCACAGCTGATCTGAAATGTCGTACAAAGTGGAGTTTACAGACAAAGCTATAGAAAATGCTGCCAGAGCACTACTTTCGCAGAGTTTTGAAGTTAAACTCCCCTTTGTACACATTTTGGATCAGCTGTGGCCTGCCAGTCTGTAGCATTTTGGATGTGCATGCAACATCATGAAAACAGTCTATACATCCCTTGTTTAATGTTTTGGAAAGAAACTCAATCTTCACATCCTGTTTTAGACTGATACCCTATGTTTGAAGGCTCATTCCTATAGCCAAGAATGCTTAAAAGAACCCTTGAATTACAATAAATTCAAAAGGAAGGAAAAATTGAGCAACAGTGGGAGATGAGGAGATACCTAGGAGAAATGTTCGCTTAATGTCCAAACGACTTCCCCCCTCTTTTCAATCCTTGTCACTCACAGGCCTATGGTCTGACTGCTGTTTTGTCCATCTCTCTTGGAATGGACCCAAAAATAATAGTAAAGTAGCAAGTGTGTCTTTCTCTTTGTCAGGGGATCTCAAAACTAGCCTGGCATGTATGTTAGTAGCAGCTAGAGTAACAGCTGATTAGCTGGACATTCTCACCTCAGATTCAGTGGAAAACACCTTGTATCTCTCGGCCGAGTCTAGCGGGACAGCACTGATCATGTTATGCTCGGCATCATGGCTGTTGCCATGGAGACCTAGGGATCTCTGTGTCATCTCAGTACCGCCCTCAGGGACTTCGGATCTACTTGAAGCTGAAAAATCTTCTTGACTTGATGAAGTCATAAAACCACTAAAATCCTCAGTACTTTGAGGTTTAGATTGCTCTGTATTTGCAAGGGAAGAATCGCTAGGTGTATTTGAAGGTTTAAAGTTATCAAATTGACCAAATTCGCTGTTAGTATCTGAACTGGGGGCTGCATTAAAATGGGAAAAGTCCCCAAAGTCATCTTGAGCTGGGGTCAAATCCTCACGTGCTGAAGGATGAAGCTCAAACTTGTTCAGTTCACCAAAGGAGGTTGACTGTGCAGTTTCAAAGTTAGCAAACTGATCCTTACTTGAATGGCCACTGGCAGCAAAATTGTGTATGTTGGGCTTAGTGTCTGGAGCTGTTAATGTTGAGCCCATAAATGTAGAAGCCTCGAAAAATGCTGCAGGCTTAGCAGAACTGGTTGCATGATGAATCTTATCTTTGTCAACGCTGGTACCTACTCCTGACATTTGAAGACTACTAAAGTCACCAAAATCATTGTTAGAACTATCAGTTTTTGTAACCATGTCAGCCTTTGTTTCAGCTGTAAGAAAACCACCAAAGTCTCCGAAATCATCATTGTTAGAGTTCGCAGGATGAGGCTTATTTGCACCAGTTGCTTCTGATAAGGAAAAAGCATTGAAGTCCTTGCCATCTCTATTTCCATTATCCCCAATGAAATTTCCAaaatcatcagcatcaccaaCCTTGCTGTCAGCAGGCTGAGATGTTTCAAACTCACCCATACTATCATGACTCTTCTGACTTGCTTGAGGCAAAGAGAATACTGACAAGCCAGAATCCAAGTCTCTTAAAAAGTCATATTTGTCTTTAGACTTGTCTGTAGCTGGTCCAACAGGCCCTGGCTGTTTCTGAACCTTATTAGCTTCATTTGAGCTTTCTTGATCACTCCCAGCGCTAAGATAAGGCATTTTGATTCTTGGAAAAGCTGTTACGCCACTCACCTTTGCCTCATTTGAGACTTCGTTTAAACCTGTCTTTGCAAAAGACTCAGTTGTAATGCTACTGACAGAAGACTTCACAGGCTCTGCCTCCATAAAGTCAGCAAAGTCATCATCATTTGATGCTGCTGATGAAGGTAATGCTGCAGGTTTAGATGAGGCAGAAGTTGAAACAGAGGATGTGGAAGAACTTGCAAATAACTTTAGCTGATCTGATAAGCTTGTTGGCGAAGTGGTCACTGGTTTGGTGGAGAAccctggatgtgtaaaaaatGGGGTAGGGGTTGATAATGATGCTGGGGGCATGCCTGTGCTTGTAGTGGAAATTGAAGATGTCAGGGTGGAGCTCATTAGGCTAGGGATGGCGGGTATAGGCTGGTCATGGTTATTTGATGGTGCTGAAGTGCTGCTCACGCCTGGGCCAGCTGAAAGCCCTGACGCGCCCTTGCTTATTGTTGTCACCATGTTTGATGATGGAAATGAAGAAGTTGTAACAAAACCACTGGGTAGGGCACTATTTGGTACTCCAAAGTCTGCATCAACTCTTGAACCACTTCCCTGGAAGTCACTGAACTCTGAATTGTTGTCACTTTGGAAGTCTCcaaagtcatcatcatctgttGCATTTATACTACCAGAAGTTATGCTAGACATGTTGCCATTGAGACCAGTAGGAGTCAAACCAGGCATGTTGCCTTGAAAACCAGGGGCATTATTACTTTGTATAACGCTAGGGATACCAGGGGGCATATTGCCATGGAAACCAGGAACCATATTCTGCACGGCCTGGGAGCCTAATCGAACCATGTGAGACCAATCTTTAAAATTTTCGTTGGATTCCATTTGTCTGTCTCCGGCTGTTTTGAAGACACTGTATTTGTCACTTGGGTCAGATGGAAGTTGCGACGTCTGCTCTTGTGAGGGTTCTTTAGGGGCATTTTGTTGGTTCCCATCACTGAAGCTCCAGCCGCTGTCTTTGTCCTGGAATGCAATGGAAGAGGGGGAAGTTATGAGGTGTAACTGGTAGGATTTTATACAAGCTGAAGTAGGTGATCTATGTAGGTGCTTTGGAAACaggaaataaatcaataaaggTTTGAAGTAATACATAGCATGTACGTAGCATGTCTCGATAAAAACAAGCGGTTTTGCAGAGGTTTGCAACATCAGCCCTTAGTTGGGGCAAAGAAGGGAGGTTATGTTAAAACTAGATCAGGGCAGACACAATTTTGAAACATGATGAATCAGAAGAtgttattttgttataaaCACACTCTTACAGTGCCTTCCTGGAAGGATGGCAAAACTACTTGTTAAACATCTTACATACAcatcctgtacatattatgTTCACAGACGACCTCCATCAACTTTTCTTACGTTTAAAGGCATTTTTCGGAAAAGAAGGGATAGGTCTGGTCTGAAATGTAGCATATGTATATCATCTACACCTACAGTATTTCAAATACTGTATACACACTGTTTATACACACTGTTTATACATAATACTCACGGATGACTTATAAAAACCCTGATTACCTTTAGAGCATCTTCAGGaaaagaagggatgggtgcgGTCTGGCATGTGGCCAGTTTCTCTAGGGTCAGTCTCTCATGTTTAATACCAGTCTGAAAATGCAACAGAAATGTCCATTACAGCTAAGGCTAGCCACTTCCCCAAGTCCTAAAAAAATCTTGATGGTTATTTCAGTTTTTCTGCATAATTACAACTCTTCTAGAGCTTTCCATAAACAAACATTGAATTAAATGTAGTGCATGTGAGTGCCACAAGCTACATGCGAGTACCTGCCCCAAAGCAATCAATCCCAGCATCATCTTAAGCTCCAGTAGGCTCAGTTGCCCTGGCGACTCCCGGTTCACCTGCATCCAGATCTTACCAAGCACATCCTTGGGCAAACCTGAGGCCAGTAGGATTGGGTACAGCCTATTTGTGTCCAGGGAGCCATCCGCAGTGGCCTTCTCTGCAACTTCTGAGTATATGCACGGCAGGTTGGTACTCTCTGTGCACCAGTGGGGAGGGTTGACACCGTAGATGTCCTTTGGTGTGAGCTCTCTGGGTTCGGCAGGCTCtgaaacaaaaccaaaaaaattatGTAATAGTCTGGGTTTGCAACTGATGTTGAGCCCATTGGTGGTCAGGCCTAACAATAAACAGCACTACAGCAGAATCTTCTTAATGTATAGATGTGATCTAGGGGCAAGCTCTCCCTTCCTGCTGGAAATTGCAAAATTTGAAtagtttaaaaataaataaaatcatgtaCAATTAAAGTCCATGCAATAGAAACAACTGGATTATGTaatttaaaaaggaaaaatcatTTTCCTTGGGTCGCTACCAAGATTgtttaataataaaagaaactaataaaaaaaacttgcaatCACCTTCAGGGACTGTCTGGGGACCTCCGCTAGGCATCATCCCTTGGCTTGTTCCTGGATATGCCATTTGTCCAGGAATTCCTGGCATAATTCCTGCTGCTCCACCCAAACTTGACGTGGACGATACACTCGACATACTGTCTGCCCTTAGTCTCTGTTCCCCTGCTTGATGGC from Nematostella vectensis chromosome 8, jaNemVect1.1, whole genome shotgun sequence encodes:
- the LOC5516185 gene encoding synergin gamma — protein: MAFNNRFPASNANPNSYQNPHGESSFGSQQGPYPHGAQSGMQGVGQGRYSYMQPNQQTTQRFQEGFPQGGFPQGYQVVHQQNPQVQQSYQQQQQRMLQEQQKLAEANQKKQAEARKKQEFEAQQRKLQAFSRSSGKKQVPGDLAHLIGPLAQKGGPGSSSVAKQLSSEASVFSRPGVSSFNKNQSKQAQATHLYGAAGQAAQPCQVPQQQSHPYSSMLQMHPYGMPIQASQQTIPLSGDNFGNFKQVNLPANDGFSDFQEATPSMSASQGTWSMTPQTQPSMWQRTSASNTATVSSTLFQQQTGGSGHTSAWPYAHPGSGNASEPTPQQENNRPGNFSSWPNPSKTPALPGIAPSDALKGTVGPGNVGTWSGVPSQSGPQFMGMPAGHQAGEQRLRADSMSSVSSTSSLGGAAGIMPGIPGQMAYPGTSQGMMPSGGPQTVPEEPAEPRELTPKDIYGVNPPHWCTESTNLPCIYSEVAEKATADGSLDTNRLYPILLASGLPKDVLGKIWMQVNRESPGQLSLLELKMMLGLIALGQTGIKHERLTLEKLATCQTAPIPSFPEDALKDKDSGWSFSDGNQQNAPKEPSQEQTSQLPSDPSDKYSVFKTAGDRQMESNENFKDWSHMVRLGSQAVQNMVPGFHGNMPPGIPSVIQSNNAPGFQGNMPGLTPTGLNGNMSSITSGSINATDDDDFGDFQSDNNSEFSDFQGSGSRVDADFGVPNSALPSGFVTTSSFPSSNMVTTISKGASGLSAGPGVSSTSAPSNNHDQPIPAIPSLMSSTLTSSISTTSTGMPPASLSTPTPFFTHPGFSTKPVTTSPTSLSDQLKLFASSSTSSVSTSASSKPAALPSSAASNDDDFADFMEAEPVKSSVSSITTESFAKTGLNEVSNEAKVSGVTAFPRIKMPYLSAGSDQESSNEANKVQKQPGPVGPATDKSKDKYDFLRDLDSGLSVFSLPQASQKSHDSMGEFETSQPADSKVGDADDFGNFIGDNGNRDGKDFNAFSLSEATGANKPHPANSNNDDFGDFGGFLTAETKADMVTKTDSSNNDFGDFSSLQMSGVGTSVDKDKIHHATSSAKPAAFFEASTFMGSTLTAPDTKPNIHNFAASGHSSKDQFANFETAQSTSFGELNKFELHPSAREDLTPAQDDFGDFSHFNAAPSSDTNSEFGQFDNFKPSNTPSDSSLANTEQSKPQSTEDFSGFMTSSSQEDFSASSRSEVPEGGTEMTQRSLGLHGNSHDAEHNMISAVPLDSAERYKVFSTESEEVDKHAHMWGRCLNSCLLTLGTGALAVQRMQDPTIRQEILQSKQGIDYFTAVVEVYTVTQRLKATINQAASNNLKLQDILEEIDRTWKSIANFLSGSSIDTSVVDFSTHRLTCEEDKLLACGVCLLNVTKAADENKTTNGSKQSSTPRALINYGARQYHATCANFWCNRVDSILPSLFPVYSLI